Proteins encoded together in one Schistocerca americana isolate TAMUIC-IGC-003095 chromosome 8, iqSchAmer2.1, whole genome shotgun sequence window:
- the LOC124545665 gene encoding uncharacterized protein LOC124545665 — protein sequence MSSLTELWSNFKIVHSKPRHSKRQGSVERANQDVQNVLTTWMQVHNSAEWSRALRFVQLMKNVAVHFGIKRSPYQAMFACPPKHGLSSTSLPPKPFMHVHSEDELENIIHRVSVSSETGIETLQDNDHSKSPLQEDNIPTGTEVENREKESIPNNNDCCLTDLDESTCAIKKHRIEAYKCLEDQGQRMQQCSDLCFQTVENGCTVRVPVSDFDRGRGDARSILAVALETTANGLYQIGTRDGTIRYATAVTTTAFCLRFQFGTCPLRIISEQEVPTEETAALRTVETSQSMGSGQAFFKCNYPQKCQTVRCLCKNKNVLCKSKCHVARPCLQ from the exons ATGAGCAGCTTAACTGAACTATGGTCCAATTTTAAGATTGTCCACAGTAAACCTAGACACAGTAAGAGGCAAGGCAGCGTAGAGCGAGCAAATCAAGACGTACAAAATGTGCTAACTACATGGATGCAGGTGCACAACAGCGCGGAGTGGAGCCGTGCATTAAGATTTGTACAGCTAATGAAGAACGTCgctgtacattttggaattaaaagatCTCCCTACCAAGCGATGTTTGCCTGCCCTCCTAAACATGGTTTGTCTTCAACAAGTTTACCTCCTAAACCATTTATGCACGTTCACTCTGAGGATGAACTTGAAAATATAATTCATCGAGTGAGTGTTAGCAGTGAGACAGGGATTGAAACGTTACAGGATAATGATCACAGTAAATCTCCATTACAAGAGGATAATATACCGACAGGAACAGAggttgagaacagagagaaagaaagtatTCCTAACAATAATGACTGTTGCCTGACTGATTTAGACGAGTCAACTTGTGCTATTAAAAAACACAGAATTGAAGCGTACAAGTGCTTAGAAGACCAAGGGCAAAGAATGCAGCAGTGTTCAGATCTCTgctttcaaacagtggaaaatggCTGTACTGTGAGAGTTCCAGTCTCCGACTTCGATAGAGGAAGAGGAGATGCTAGATCGATCTTGGCTGTCGCCCTCGAGACGACGGCCAATGGCTTATACCAAATCGGGACGAGAGATG GGACGATAAGATATGCCACTGCGGTTACAACTACAGCATTTTGTCTCAGGTTCCAGTTCGGTACTTGCCCTCTCAGAATAATCTCAGAGCAGGAAGTTCCAACAGAGGAAACTGCTGCCCTGAGGACAGTTGAGACGTCTCAGTCGATGGGAAGCGGCCAAGCATTCTTCAAATGCAACTACCCGCAAAAATGTCAGACTGTGAGATGCTTATGTAAAAACAAAAATGTGCTGTGCAAATCAAAGTGCCATGTTGCACGTCCTTGCTTGCAATAA